From Cicer arietinum cultivar CDC Frontier isolate Library 1 unplaced genomic scaffold, Cicar.CDCFrontier_v2.0 Ca_scaffold_6126_v2.0, whole genome shotgun sequence, one genomic window encodes:
- the LOC101498847 gene encoding uncharacterized protein isoform X3, whose product MISTEAVEGRYMMQGSFRNATKSGKDSTIDRKLALQQDVDRLKKKLKHEENIHRALERAFNRPLGTLPRLPPYLPPYILELLAEVAVLEEEIVRLEEKVVHFRQDFYQEAVYKSSSSKTKLEHSPLPNTSNTTAMDSPKLKSLSQTVDNPATSTPTRPTIPLQENRQGKENQSCTNSSKTRLQSSKQMSKTPIKNIHVEDKSLHKRRHPPKRKQESRIKDQQMAQLRHPSPHQMSPEVDCPNMISENILKCLSSILLRMSAVKNPKPRNCVEETEFWDPYGICLEFRKRDIGPYKHLCAIDAKSFNAKRTANTLFLHHRLKLLFRKLASVNVENLNRQENLAFWINTYNSCMMNEFIENGIPESPEMAVAMMRKAKINVGGDILSATTIEHFILRLPYHYKFTFSKKAKNHEMIARRIYGLELSEPLVTFALSCGTWSSPAFTDKWTSRSSEVTGESLHSIPSGE is encoded by the exons atgatctCAACTGAAGCGGTGGAAGGAAG gtacatgatgcaaggAAGCTTCAGAAATGCAACTAAGAGTGGAAAAGATTCAACTATAGACAGAAAGTTGGCATTGCAACAAGAT GTGGATAGGTTGAAGAAGAAGCTTAAACATGAAGAGAACATTCATAGGGCATTGGAAAGAGCTTTCAATAGACCTTTGGGAACTCTACCTCGTCTTCCTCCTTATCTACCTCCCTAT ATACTCGAGCTTCTGGCAGAAGTGGCAGTTTTGGAAGAGGAAATTGTTAGGCTTGAAGAGAAAGTTGTGCATTTCAGGCAGGATTTTTATCAGGAAGCTGTCTACAAGTCATCATCTTCTAAGACCAAATTGGAGCATTCACCTCTTCCAAACACTTCAAACACAACAGCAATGGACAGTCCTAAATTGAAGTCTCTTTCACAAACAGTTGATAATCCAGCAACATCTACACCTACTAGGCCTACCATACCACTCCAAG AGAATAGACAAGGAAAAGAGAATCAATCATGCACTAACTCTTCCAAGACCAGGCTGCAATCTTCCAAACAAATGAGTAAAACtccaattaaaaatattcatgtTGAGGATAAGTCATTGCATAAAAGGCGGCATCCTCCAAAAAGGAAG CAAGAATCAAGGATAAAAGACCAGCAAATGGCACAATTAAGACATCCTAGTCCACACCAAATGTCACCAGAAGTTGACTGTCCAAATATGATTTCTGAAAATATTCTGAAGTGCTTATCAAGCATTCTCTTGAGAATGAGTGCTGTGAAGAATCCAAAACCTCGAAACTGTGTTGAAGAAACAGAGTTTTGGGATCCGTATGGTATCTGTCTGGAATTCAGAAAGAGGGATATTGGCCCCTACAAGCATTTATGTGCAATCGATGCTAAATCTTTCAATGCAAAACGAACCGCAAATACTTTGTTTTTACATCATCGGTTGAA ACTTCTTTTTAGGAAGCTAGCCTCTGTCAATGTGGAGAACCTCAACCGTCAGGAGAATCTTGCATTTTGGATCAACACGTATAATTCGTGTATGATGAAT GAATTCATAGAGAACGGAATACCAGAGAGTCCGGAAATGGCTGTTGCAATGATGCGGAAG GCAAAAATAAATGTTGGTGGAGACATACTAAGTgcaacaaccatagagcatttCATTTTAAGACTTCCTTATCACTACAAATTT ACTTTTTCAAAGAAAGCGAAAAATCATGAAATGATAGCAAGAAGGATATATGGACTGGAACTGTCAGAACCCCTAGTGACAT